The Cryptomeria japonica chromosome 6, Sugi_1.0, whole genome shotgun sequence genomic interval aaataaatgtcACTGTTTAATTTGAGATTAAAATGTACATAAATATTAATcttaatttcaaaataaaaattagGACTCTCCCAAGCATGCCAAGTGGCACCTTGAGAGGTTGTCACTCCTCTTGCCATATATCTCGAGCTTCCATGTTACATTTCCTCCCTCATAACCTCCTACCCTCTACTTGGCCCAACCTCTTAACCTTCACCTAACCTcttggacacatgtccatttttTCATCCTTGAGGAATCAAATATGATCTCAGCCTTTGATTCCTCCATCCAATCTATGGACCATCATTCATTTAAAAACTAAAATTCTATATATTAGACCCCTCCCCAGCCAAATTTATCCATCATATGAATGTAAATGTATTTTATCAAATTAAGCACTTGAAGATACCAAAATTATCGAAAATCATGGACAAATTAAGGGAGTTCAAAGAATTTgggtaaatttttattttaatttgaattttttttagtcCTAACTAGGTGGTTTTGTTTTGCTTTTAGATTGGAATATGTTTTTATGCTAATATTGATAATCCAACTTCAAAATAGAGTACAAAAATCCATTTTAATGGAtgaaaaaaagagacaaaaaatattaaattttaatattatatattttcaaaagAGTCCCGCCTAAAACCCAACTATCCCCATAGCCTTCCCTTAATGAAAAGGTAGCTTGATTTAATTTTATCTTTAAGTAAATGCCTTCATTACCCTCTAATTTTGAGAATCCTTCACTAACCTAGGGATAGTCCTCAACACTATCTAAAAATTTTTCCTATAGGATGAAAATTAATAATTCCGTCAATAAATTCATACCTTCCTTCCTAATGGTTACCATGTTCTCAATAATATTCATGAAAACTTGAAGACTTAcaactttattttttcttcttatattagttaaaatacaaaaaaaattgtattacaGTCTCATTCCTTGAATTGCATGACAATTATAGATGGATCACAAATGCTACAAAAAAAGCTTGAAAAAATCCATACCTGAATCAAAGTCCCTTTGTGTAATAGTTGTGCAAGCTGATCTATAAGCTTCGCATATCTTTGGTTCCTTTACCAACAAAAGtgagagaaaaataaaaatacataatacAAAGATATAAAGTGATTGAAAATGGTTCATGAAAAACTGTTTGTTGTTCAAGAAAAACGCACAGATTTAGATACATGCAATGCCTTTACTTCTCTACATAATATTGATTTAATGAGAGAAAACTAAAAATAATATAAAGTGATTAAAAATGGTTCATGAAAGACCATTCGTTGTTTAAGAAAAAGACAAATTTTAGATACATGCAATGCCTTGTACTTCTCTACATAATATTAATTTCATTagagaaatataaaaataatataaagtgATTAAAAATGGTTCATGAAAGACCGTTTGACGTTCAAGAAAAACAGATAGATTTTAGATACATGCAATGAATTGTACTTTTCtatagaaaaaattaaaaacaatataaaataataataaaatggttcATGAAAGACGGTTGTTTCCTGTTAAATAAAACGAAGAGATTTTAGATTTATCCAACACCTTGTACTTCTCTAcataatatttataaattaataaatgacGTGTTCAACAGTGAATATATATGATGAACCCATATTCAACTGTATAACTCTCTACTAATACTTTATGTATAGACCTAAGAAAAACACGTATCACTAGGATATTCTTTAGCGAGCCTCCATTTAGGGCAGGCAAACAGCGAATTTTTTCTGGGAACCGTTAATCCAAACTCTTCCGACATATCTACCTCGCCCTCCACACTccaatcaaagcaatgaatcagctGAGAGAGTGCCAACTCACTAATAGAAAGACCCATAGAAATCTCAGGGCATCCTCTTCTTCCTGCTCCAAAGGGCAGCAAATCGAAGTCCTGACCTCTCACATCCTTATTACACCCCATGAACCGCTCGGGCTTAAACTGATGAGCATCTTCCCAAACGTTTTCATCCCTTCCTATCGCCCACACATTCACAAACAGCCGTGTTTTTGGCGGAACAAAATATCTTCCCACGCTGCAGCCTTCCATCGCCTCGCGCGGTATGAGCAGAGGAACTGGCGGATGAAGTCGGAGTTTCCTTCACCACGTCACTCTCCTTTACTCTGCTCTTTCTGCCCACTGCTGATTCCATCTCTTTCTGTGTTCGTGCCAGCGTTTCAGGATTCCTCAGCAATTCACTCATTGCCCACTCTACCAATGTCGAGGATGTTTCTATTCCCGCGTTTACCATATCCTGCACACACATAATTATATTTCCTCAAGTTTGTTCTCATTTCCTCCGGCTATAGTCAAAAGCAGAATAGTTTAAAACAATTTGTAATCAGAATTGGGAAAGCCAAGGCGGCCTTGATTCTCAGACTTACCAAGATCATCGCTTTGATGTCGACCCGTGATACTGTCTGGCCCTCCGTCTCGACCGTGCTGAGCATCACGTCTACCATGTCTTTAACGCGATCTTCTTCCTGGGGTTTTCTTTCTCCCAATCTTCGATGAACGTGCTCGTCGATTACTTTCTCAGCAAAATCATTGAATATTTTGTGAACGGCCTACATGCGATGACGGATTCCTTGCATATCGATCCAGTCAAGAGAAGGAATGAAATCGCTCATATTAAATGCACCGGCCACTGCAAACATCTCATCGACCATTTGTTTGAAGCTATGCCCTCCATTCAAGTCGTTGTCGGAATACGTCCTGCTGGCAAACATTCTGCAAGTAATATTTTGTGTGAGCGAGGAGAGTCTCTTCTTCACATCCACACACTTCGCTCCGTGCCCGCTTTCCTGCCAGATGGACCCGATCATCGAAGACACTTCTTCCTCTCTCACAAATCTGAAAGACTCTGTTCTCTTTACTGTGAGCAGCTCAACCGTCAACAGCTTTCTCATCTGCCTCCACAACGCCCCATAGGGGCCAAAAGCGACGTCTTTATGATCATAGCATACATATTTCCCATTTATACTGTATGGTCTGGTTGCAAACACCAAATCATGTGTTTTGAGAAATTCGTTTGCCATGGCAGGAGAAGACACCATAACAGTGGGGATGGAGCCCAAACGGAGAAACATAATGGATCCGTATTTCTTTGCCAGCCTGGTAAGGGCCTGATGAGGAAGGTTTCCCAAGAGATGGAGACTTCCTATGACAGGCCATGGACGTGGCCCTGGGGGCAATTTCATTTTCCTGCCTTCCCCCCTGAGCTTATGGGCGAAGCAGTAGAAGAAGAAAAAAATCCCCACTCCTATGGTTACAGCTTCAATGAGGGAGCAACTGAGGGATTCCATTCTCTGAGGAAATGGAAAGCTTCAATCTTGTTAATGAACACGTCTAATATACACGCTCAGGTTAACCATGGCCGGACACGACACAATTGCTACAGTCTATAATTTCAGCACAAAATCCCAAGTCCAATAGTCGCGGCTGCATTCAGGGAGTAAATCAGGGATTGCATAGATCTTTTTATTGTCTACGATTTTCTGGATTTTCTATGAAAAAATACACCACTAAACTAACTCCATAATTAAATTAACTCCAAAATACACCACTGAAAAAATAAAAAGTTGTTAGTCTGCAGTCAAAGGAAACCCACGAACAAACACTAGACTCTCTGATCCATATTTGGATTTTAACAAAATAATGACGACCATGATAGCGATTGCGTACCCGAAACAAAGAAAAACATTAGATTAAATATATATGACAACGGAAGAAATGACTTTGAATAATggcaaataatataaaaataattattattatcattatcttTCGATTCAGAATTTCAACGCACGTGATCCCATCGGATCttgtaattaatataaaataagtaTTTTCAACATTATTTTCGAAACATGATGAAATGGTGTAAATCTATGCATGGCTTAATGCCACATACGTTTGTTCTAGATGGCATCTTTATAAATTGATTGTGGAATACCAACTAAAGGGGATGGGTTTTAAGAAAAGAGATTGGAATCTATTTTATGAAAAAGCACATAATCTTTGATTAATATAGAGGCCACAAATTTTGGTGTGTAAGCTTAAgtctttaaattaaattttattataagAATTGGTataacaaatttatttattatgtgatattatttaatttctatcattatatcatattttaataatttaatatgtcAAAAGTGCATGAGTTCTAATTAGATTCTAGTAGCTATGAATAAATAGAAAGTTGTTTCTAGATTAAATTATGTGCacaatttttttatcaatatttcagatcatactcTGTGATCTATCATCATGATAATGAGAGCAAAAGGAATCGaaaaatggatcttcaaattcttTATCATGGATCTTTTGCACATAGTCATGGATTTTTACATAAAGAATATAAACATCCATAAaagattattttagttttttttatttttcaatgactATCTTAATCTCATAATATCAATAGATATATACTTCTTTTGTATATGAAAAATATTGCATCCAAATCTTTTTATTTATAATCAAATTAGACATATGAAGcaatttgaaaggaaaaaaagtTTGAAGATATATATCATAAAAAATGTTGCCAACCTTCCTTTCTACTTTTACAAATGATAAAACTTACAAAatttaatttatagattttcttGCCTTTGTTTATTATGCTAAAAAATTAATTTTCTCTTTATTTTCATGGTcacaatatatatattttagtttgTTTGGATTTTGTATGGATACCATTAATATTTAAAAAGAATTAATGACAAGCATGTTAGTAattacatatttaaacaaataataaaataaaatcgaTATGAGAATGAAAATAATGGGTTTTAATATTTCatataatgtatattattaataatttaatttaaattcatttttttttaatattccatCAGATATTGTTAATTATATAAAATTAATATATACATTTTAATAtgtattataaattttatttaaaaacttgACACCCTCTGAACTGTTATGCTTCTATTCATTTGAATTCATTGACTAAACACATTACAATGCATAACTTGTTGTACCATATTCTATATGTGtaaaccaaagaagaaacaaagcaCTTATTTAGAATTGAAGAATGGCCAAGACATTTGGAACTTGGAATCTCCTTCTATTGCTATACATATGGATGTCCTCTATGCAATGTGTTGCGTATGGTAGGAGGCATTATAGTTTTTTAACTTCCAAGAAGTTATGCACTGTAGTGAATGCGAACAAAGTGTTATGTTTGCTTGGAAGTAAAGTAAAATTCCACAGCAAAATTGTTAAATGTCTACAAAGAAAGATTGTGGATTTAAAGGCTAAGGCCTATTTTGTTGATTGTAGCCCAAAATATGAAGCAAAATTTTGAAGTATCTATCGCTTACAACTCTGTTAAAAATATACTTTTTAGTAATttttttagatcattttcatagattttggttttcaaaatatatatcttcAAGGATGCAAGCTttttataacataaatgaatattttacatgataaacatattgttaataatagaaaattggaaaaatgcaTTTGATTTAAGATATGATTGAGAGCCTAAAttccaataaaaaatttaatgttcATGCAATAAGAACATAGTAACAAGGTTGTAGCAATAAACTCATAGTTTCAATTATTTGGAGAAAAAAAATGATACCAATACTGTGAATTGATCATTTTCTAAACATATGCTTATAGAGGTTTTCTTTTGCATATCTACGTTACAAAAACTACAAAATGATAATTCCTTTCATCAAACATATTATCTTTGCCTCAATCAAATTGACAAGAATCCTCCTTGATCACTTGAATCGCATGACACATAAAGGTATTAGAATAATTAAATATagttcataaaaaaaaattcattttaaaaaatatagataaaaaagaaaaaagaaaaaaaattaaaaaactgaaATTTTATCTACATTAATTCTTCACAACCACCCATATACAAATGTATAATATCTTTGGATGTAACTAAAAACTAGCACTTTAGCTTATAAAGTTAAGAAAAAATACCTTTCATAGAATACATGCTTAACTAGGATAATACATGCTTAACTAGGATATTCAGTAGTGAGCCTCCATTTAGGACAGGCGAACAGCGGATTTTTTCTGGGAACAGTTAATCCAAACTCTTCCTCCATATCTACCTCGCCCTCCACACTCCAATCAAAGCAATGAAGCAGCTGAGCGAGTGCCAATTCACTAATAGAAAGACCCATGGTAATCCCAGGGCATCCTCTTCTTCCTGCTCCAAAGGGCAGCAAATCGAAGTCCTGACCTCTCACGTCCTTATTATTGCCCATAAACCGCTCGGGCTTAAACTGATGAGAATCTTTCCAAGCGTTTTCATCCCTTCCCACCGCCCACACATTCACAAGCAGCCGTGTCTTTGGCGGAACAAAATATCCTCCAACGTTGCAGCCTTCCATCGACTCGTGCGGAACCAGCAGAGGAACTGGCGGATGAAGTCGAAGAGTTTCCTTCACCACGCATCTCAAATAGTCTAAGCGCATGACGTCACTCTCATTCACTCTGTGGTCTCTGCCCACCGCTGATTCAATCTCTTGCTGCGCTCGTGCCAGCGTTGCAGGATTCCGCAGCAATTCACTCATCGCCCACTCTAGCAATGTCACCGATGTTTCCATTCCCGCGTTTAACATATCCTGCCCACAAACAATTATATTTCCTCAAGTACAAAACATGTTCTAATCAGATTTGTGAAAGCCAAGACGGCCTTGATTCTCAGACTTACCATGATCATGGCTTTGATGTCCACACGTGAGATTTTCCGGTCCTCCATTTCGGCCATGCCGAGCATCACGTCTACCATGTCTTCAACACGATCTTCTTCGTTGGGTTTTCCTTTTTCCAGTCTACGATGAATGTGGTCGTCGATTACTTTTTCAGCAAATCCGTCGAACATTTTGTGAACGGCCTGCATGCGACGGCGGAATCCATGCAAGTCGAGCCAGTCCAGAGAAGGAATGGAATCGCCAATTGGAAATGCACCGGCCACAGCAAACATCTCTTCCACCATTTGTTTGAAGCCATGCCCTCCATTCAGGTCGTTGTCGGAATACGTCCTGCTGGCAAACATTCTGCAGACAACATTTTGAGTAAGGGAGGAGAGTCTCTTCTTTACATCGACATACTGCGCTCCGTGCCCGCTTTCCTGCCAAATGGAGGCGATCATGGCACACACTTCTTCCTCTCTGACGAATCTGAAAGAATCGATTCTCTTCACTGTGAGCAGTTCCACCGTCAACAGCTTTCTCATGTGCCTCCAGTACTCTCCATAGGGGCTAAAAGCGACTCCTTTATGATCATAGCA includes:
- the LOC131052868 gene encoding cytochrome P450 750A1 encodes the protein MESLSAAVTIGLGIFFFFYCFVYKLRSNGNNLKLPPGPHPWPVIGNLHLLGNLPHQSLMKVAKKYGSIMFLRLGSIPTVVVSSPAMAKEFLKTHDLVFATRPNSTYGKYVCYDHKGVAFSPYGEYWRHMRKLLTVELLTVKRIDSFRFVREEEVCAMIASIWQESGHGAQYVDVKKRLSSLTQNVVCRMFASRTYSDNDLNGGHGFKQMVEEMFAVAGAFPIGDSIPSLDWLDLHGFRRRMQAVHKMFDGFAEKVIDDHIHRRLEKGKPNEEDRVEDMVDVMLGMAEMEDRKISRVDIKAMIMDMLNAGMETSVTLLEWAMSELLRNPATLARAQQEIESAVGRDHRVNESDVMRLDYLRCVVKETLRLHPPVPLLVPHESMEGCNVGGYFVPPKTRLLVNVWAVGRDENAWKDSHQFKPERFMGNNKDVRGQDFDLLPFGAGRRGCPGITMGLSISELALAQLLHCFDWSVEGEVDMEEEFGLTVPRKNPLFACPKWRLTTEYPS
- the LOC131052826 gene encoding cytochrome P450 750A1-like, whose amino-acid sequence is MESLSCSLIEAVTIGVGIFFFFYCFAHKLRGEGRKMKLPPGPRPWPVIGSLHLLGNLPHQALTRLAKKYGSIMFLRLGSIPTVMVSSPAMANEFLKTHDLVFATRPYSINGKYVCYDHKDVAFGPYGALWRQMRKLLTVELLTVKRTESFRFVREEEVSSMIGSIWQESGHGAKCVDVKKRLSSLTQNITCRMFASRTYSDNDLNGGHSFKQMVDEMFAVAGAFNMSDFIPSLDWIDMQGIRHRM